A region from the Leguminivora glycinivorella isolate SPB_JAAS2020 chromosome 3, LegGlyc_1.1, whole genome shotgun sequence genome encodes:
- the LOC125224803 gene encoding corticotropin-releasing factor-binding protein yields MKFFLYVGAVVLMCDAINGLFLPELGRGRPRISTHGVSWYQRGRRVERPTHRVIDPNEDCFLMTSDEGEIFFKSPSDEGIVCGIYMIAEPDQRIQVTFNYMDVPCENGGLVAWVDGWELNGQVWPADAWDDDRVVESCDRRPPRKLVARQNAALIQYRVPARGKGFAITVRHLKNPRPCNVMMFGSEGIFTLRNHGATGNCSLITIAPASVRVLDLNVGQAVKTHSLLELETGTLSQCKKRGLPDYVDIGGAGGLDHTKMEVYDSMCGLDSKEARRPLLIACEDTVVRLVSSGRFHNSVTLAFNPLAAEDIEHADLICGMDAMNEVPDI; encoded by the exons gagtTGGGACGGGGACGTCCAAGAATATCTACGCACGGCGTTTCGTGGTATCAGAGGGGAAGGCGGGTTGAAAGACCTACACACCGAGTAATAGACCCTAATGAAG aCTGTTTTCTGATGACATCTGACGAGGGAGAGATATTCTTCAAGTCGCCATCAGACGAGGGCATAGTGTGCGGCATCTACATGATAGCGGAGCCTGACCAACGCATCCAGGTCACCTTCAACTACATGGATGTGCCCTGCGAGAATGGAGGGCTGGTTGCA TGGGTGGACGGCTGGGAGTTGAACGGCCAGGTCTGGCCAGCAGACGCCTGGGACGATGACCGAGTGGTGGAATCCTGCGACCGGCGTCCGCCGCGCAAGCTGGTGGCGCGTCAGAATGCGGCGCTCATCCAGTACAGAGTCCCGGCCAGGGGCAAGGGATTCGCCATCACTGTGCGTCATCTGAAAAATCCGAGGC CTTGCAACGTGATGATGTTCGGGTCCGAAGGCATCTTCACCCTTCGCAACCACGGCGCCACCGGCAACTGTTCCCTCATCACCATCGCCCCAGCCTCCGTGAGGGTACTGGACCTCAACGTGGGGCAGGCGGTCAAAACACACTCGCTGCTTGAATTAGAAACCGGGACCCTCAGTCAG TGCAAAAAACGAGGATTGCCGGACTATGTGGACATCGGTGGCGCCGGGGGCCTAGATCACACCAAGATGGAAGTCTATGACAGTATGTGTGGGCTCGACTCCAAAGAAG CACGCCGCCCGCTGCTCATCGCCTGTGAAGACACCGTGGTGCGACTAGTGTCCAGCGGCCGGTTCCACAACTCAGTGACCCTGGCCTTCAACCCTCTCGCTGCCGAGGACATCGAACACGCCGACTTGATTTGCGGCATGGACGCGATGAATGAGGTGCCCGATATCTAA